The Gadus macrocephalus chromosome 13, ASM3116895v1 genome includes a window with the following:
- the LOC132470418 gene encoding twinfilin-2 isoform X2, whose amino-acid sequence MFLVLLVTPELAGFLARARGGSLRLIKVCIHEEQLVLGAYREVEKSWDQDYDRVLLPLLDEQDPCYILYRLDTQNAQGYEWIFISWSPDQSPVRQKMLYAATRATVKKEFGGGHVKDELFGTVEEDICLLGYQRHVSSLSAPAPLTQAEQELRRIKLTEVKVEISVESKHQTLQGIAFPLQATARRALQQLAQKRINYIQLRLDVEKETIELVHANPTDTWDLPGRVPTDTPRYHFFLYKHSHEGDYLESVVFIYSMPGSSCRIKERMLYSSCKSRLLECVAKDYHLEVAKKLEIENGDELTEDFLYEEVHPKQHAHKQAFAKPKGPAGKRGHKRLIRATGERKQES is encoded by the exons ATGTTTCTTGTGTTGCTCGTGACGCCAGAACTCGCGGGGTTCCTGGCCAGAGCTAGAGGAGGATCGCTGCGCCTAATCAAGGTGTGCATCCACGAAG AGCAGTTGGTGCTGGGGGCATACAGGGAGGTTGAGAAGAGCTGGGACCAGGACTATGACCGTGTCCTGCTGCCTCTGCTGGATGAGCAGGACCCCTGCTACATCCTGTATCGCCTGGACACTCAGAACGCCCAGGGCTATGAGTGGATCTTCATATCCTGGTCTCCAGACCAGTCTCCG GTGAGACAGAAGATGCTCTACGCAGCCACGCGTGCCACCGTGAAGAAAGAGTTTGGCGGCGGCCACGTGAAGGATGAGTTGTTCGGCACGGTTGAG GAGGACATCTGTCTGCTGGGCTACCAGCGTCACGTGTCGTCGCTCTCCGCGCCCGCCCCGCTCACACAGGCCGAGCAAGAGCTGCGGCGGATCAAGctcacagag gtgaaggtAGAGATCAGTGTAGAGAGCAAGCACCAGACCCTACAGGGAATCGCTTTCCCACTTCAGGCAACAGCCAGGAGAGCCCTTCAACAACTGGCTCAGAAACGCATCAACTATATCCAACTG AGGTTGGATGTGGAGAAAGAAACGATTGAGCTGGTCCACGCCAACCCAACAGACACCTGGGACCTGCCCGGAAGGGTGCCCACCGACACGCCCAGATACCACTTCTTCCTCTACAAACACTCCCATGAGGGAGACTACCTGGAATCTGTCG TGTTTATCTACTCCATGCCTGGGTCCAGCTGTAGAATCAAGGAGAGAATGTTGTACTCCAGCTGCAAGAGCCGACTTCTAGAATGCGTTGCTAAAGATTACCATTTAGAAGTGGCTAAAAAG CTGGAGATTGAAAATGGAGACGAGCTGACAGAAGACTTCCTCTACGAAGAAGTCCATCCCAAGCAGCATGCACACAAGCAGGCCTTCGCTAAGCCCAAGGGTCCGGCGGGGAAGAGGGGACACAAACGCCTCATCCGCGCAACGGGAGAGAGGAAGCAGGAGAGCTAG
- the LOC132470418 gene encoding twinfilin-2 isoform X1 gives MFLVLLVTPELAGFLARARGGSLRLIKVCIHEEQLVLGAYREVEKSWDQDYDRVLLPLLDEQDPCYILYRLDTQNAQGYEWIFISWSPDQSPVRQKMLYAATRATVKKEFGGGHVKDELFGTVEEDICLLGYQRHVSSLSAPAPLTQAEQELRRIKLTEGRVKQVKVEISVESKHQTLQGIAFPLQATARRALQQLAQKRINYIQLRLDVEKETIELVHANPTDTWDLPGRVPTDTPRYHFFLYKHSHEGDYLESVVFIYSMPGSSCRIKERMLYSSCKSRLLECVAKDYHLEVAKKLEIENGDELTEDFLYEEVHPKQHAHKQAFAKPKGPAGKRGHKRLIRATGERKQES, from the exons ATGTTTCTTGTGTTGCTCGTGACGCCAGAACTCGCGGGGTTCCTGGCCAGAGCTAGAGGAGGATCGCTGCGCCTAATCAAGGTGTGCATCCACGAAG AGCAGTTGGTGCTGGGGGCATACAGGGAGGTTGAGAAGAGCTGGGACCAGGACTATGACCGTGTCCTGCTGCCTCTGCTGGATGAGCAGGACCCCTGCTACATCCTGTATCGCCTGGACACTCAGAACGCCCAGGGCTATGAGTGGATCTTCATATCCTGGTCTCCAGACCAGTCTCCG GTGAGACAGAAGATGCTCTACGCAGCCACGCGTGCCACCGTGAAGAAAGAGTTTGGCGGCGGCCACGTGAAGGATGAGTTGTTCGGCACGGTTGAG GAGGACATCTGTCTGCTGGGCTACCAGCGTCACGTGTCGTCGCTCTCCGCGCCCGCCCCGCTCACACAGGCCGAGCAAGAGCTGCGGCGGATCAAGctcacagag GGCAGGGTTAAACAG gtgaaggtAGAGATCAGTGTAGAGAGCAAGCACCAGACCCTACAGGGAATCGCTTTCCCACTTCAGGCAACAGCCAGGAGAGCCCTTCAACAACTGGCTCAGAAACGCATCAACTATATCCAACTG AGGTTGGATGTGGAGAAAGAAACGATTGAGCTGGTCCACGCCAACCCAACAGACACCTGGGACCTGCCCGGAAGGGTGCCCACCGACACGCCCAGATACCACTTCTTCCTCTACAAACACTCCCATGAGGGAGACTACCTGGAATCTGTCG TGTTTATCTACTCCATGCCTGGGTCCAGCTGTAGAATCAAGGAGAGAATGTTGTACTCCAGCTGCAAGAGCCGACTTCTAGAATGCGTTGCTAAAGATTACCATTTAGAAGTGGCTAAAAAG CTGGAGATTGAAAATGGAGACGAGCTGACAGAAGACTTCCTCTACGAAGAAGTCCATCCCAAGCAGCATGCACACAAGCAGGCCTTCGCTAAGCCCAAGGGTCCGGCGGGGAAGAGGGGACACAAACGCCTCATCCGCGCAACGGGAGAGAGGAAGCAGGAGAGCTAG
- the LOC132470418 gene encoding twinfilin-2 isoform X3, whose translation MTLVLGAYREVEKSWDQDYDRVLLPLLDEQDPCYILYRLDTQNAQGYEWIFISWSPDQSPVRQKMLYAATRATVKKEFGGGHVKDELFGTVEEDICLLGYQRHVSSLSAPAPLTQAEQELRRIKLTEGRVKQVKVEISVESKHQTLQGIAFPLQATARRALQQLAQKRINYIQLRLDVEKETIELVHANPTDTWDLPGRVPTDTPRYHFFLYKHSHEGDYLESVVFIYSMPGSSCRIKERMLYSSCKSRLLECVAKDYHLEVAKKLEIENGDELTEDFLYEEVHPKQHAHKQAFAKPKGPAGKRGHKRLIRATGERKQES comes from the exons ATGACT TTGGTGCTGGGGGCATACAGGGAGGTTGAGAAGAGCTGGGACCAGGACTATGACCGTGTCCTGCTGCCTCTGCTGGATGAGCAGGACCCCTGCTACATCCTGTATCGCCTGGACACTCAGAACGCCCAGGGCTATGAGTGGATCTTCATATCCTGGTCTCCAGACCAGTCTCCG GTGAGACAGAAGATGCTCTACGCAGCCACGCGTGCCACCGTGAAGAAAGAGTTTGGCGGCGGCCACGTGAAGGATGAGTTGTTCGGCACGGTTGAG GAGGACATCTGTCTGCTGGGCTACCAGCGTCACGTGTCGTCGCTCTCCGCGCCCGCCCCGCTCACACAGGCCGAGCAAGAGCTGCGGCGGATCAAGctcacagag GGCAGGGTTAAACAG gtgaaggtAGAGATCAGTGTAGAGAGCAAGCACCAGACCCTACAGGGAATCGCTTTCCCACTTCAGGCAACAGCCAGGAGAGCCCTTCAACAACTGGCTCAGAAACGCATCAACTATATCCAACTG AGGTTGGATGTGGAGAAAGAAACGATTGAGCTGGTCCACGCCAACCCAACAGACACCTGGGACCTGCCCGGAAGGGTGCCCACCGACACGCCCAGATACCACTTCTTCCTCTACAAACACTCCCATGAGGGAGACTACCTGGAATCTGTCG TGTTTATCTACTCCATGCCTGGGTCCAGCTGTAGAATCAAGGAGAGAATGTTGTACTCCAGCTGCAAGAGCCGACTTCTAGAATGCGTTGCTAAAGATTACCATTTAGAAGTGGCTAAAAAG CTGGAGATTGAAAATGGAGACGAGCTGACAGAAGACTTCCTCTACGAAGAAGTCCATCCCAAGCAGCATGCACACAAGCAGGCCTTCGCTAAGCCCAAGGGTCCGGCGGGGAAGAGGGGACACAAACGCCTCATCCGCGCAACGGGAGAGAGGAAGCAGGAGAGCTAG